One part of the Sorangiineae bacterium MSr11954 genome encodes these proteins:
- a CDS encoding type I polyketide synthase — translation MPESSDGNRIAIVGMSGRFPRSPDLDAFWKNLRDGVELISFYTDDELLARGVAPELVRDPSFVKAASTLEGIDAFDAAFFGFLPRAAEIMDPQHRLLMECAWETLEDSGYDTARDARLVGLYAGAAMNGYLIFHLVGNPAATSAGYVALQLANDKDYMPSRISYALDLRGPSCLVQSACSTSLAAIHIACQSLLNHECDMALAGGVAGLVHNRFGYQHVPGGIFSPDGHCRSFDADGQGTIFGSGLGMVALKRLEDARADGDTIRAVILGSAVNNDGSSKVGYTAPSVDGQAEVIAEALANAGVPADTISYVEGHGTATQLGDPIEVQALTKAFRASTDKRRFCALGSVKSNLGHLDAAAGVTGVVKTVLALAHRQIPPSLHFRAPNPRVDWEHGPFFVNTQLAEWPRGNTPRRAGVSSFGIGGTNAHVILEEAPEPAPAAPSAPHQLVLLSARTEAALDAMTVRLADHLEAHPELVLADVAHTLRIGRRTFSERRAFVVRDRDDAIQVLRARDPNRMVGARQEQQDRPVVFLFPGQGSQHPNMGRELYEHEPVFRKQIERCAARLLPLLGRDLRELLYPHHPQAERAEGAARELAETRFAQPALFAVEFAMARLWRSWGLEPRAMLGHSLGEYVAACVAGVLSLDDALALVAARGRLMQAIPAGAMLAVPLPAPEVKAALVDGLSLAAINGPANCVVSGPTESVDALARSLAEQRGVRCRRLAVSHAFHSSMLEPMMAPFAEALAKVTFNAPKVRWVSNLTGTWITEDEARSPAYWLAHLRQPVRFSEGLAEVMRDPNGVLLEVGPGQTLSGLARRHPAFGAEHSMVASSRHVEDPGSERAHWLETAGRMWIAGVTFDWLSASGKQGRRRVPLPTYPFERTRHWIDAVSSAWALPKGAAASDAPAAAPVVPEVLPAAVPTPAVVPEVLPAVVPHLAPAAHLTPAAHLAPEANVPAGAIEALMTEQLRVLSLQIDVLRRGHS, via the coding sequence CTCCCCCGATCTCGATGCGTTCTGGAAGAACCTCCGCGACGGGGTCGAGCTCATCTCGTTCTACACCGACGACGAGCTCCTCGCGCGCGGGGTGGCGCCCGAGCTCGTGCGCGATCCCTCGTTCGTCAAGGCCGCGTCCACCCTCGAGGGCATCGACGCGTTCGACGCGGCGTTCTTCGGCTTTCTGCCGCGCGCGGCCGAGATCATGGATCCGCAGCACCGCCTCCTGATGGAGTGCGCGTGGGAGACCCTCGAGGACTCCGGCTACGACACCGCGCGCGATGCGCGGCTGGTCGGCCTCTACGCGGGGGCCGCCATGAACGGCTACTTGATCTTCCACCTGGTGGGCAACCCCGCGGCCACCTCGGCGGGCTATGTGGCGCTGCAGCTCGCGAACGACAAGGACTACATGCCCTCGCGCATCTCGTACGCGCTCGATTTGCGCGGACCGAGCTGCCTGGTGCAGAGCGCGTGCTCCACCTCGCTGGCGGCCATCCACATCGCTTGCCAGAGCCTCTTGAACCACGAGTGCGACATGGCGCTGGCCGGCGGGGTGGCGGGGCTGGTGCACAACCGCTTTGGCTACCAGCACGTGCCCGGCGGCATCTTTTCGCCCGATGGGCACTGCCGCTCCTTCGACGCGGACGGGCAGGGCACCATCTTCGGGAGCGGCCTCGGGATGGTCGCGCTCAAGCGCCTCGAGGACGCTCGCGCCGACGGCGACACCATCCGCGCGGTGATCCTCGGCTCGGCGGTCAACAACGATGGCTCCAGCAAGGTCGGCTACACGGCGCCGTCGGTGGACGGGCAGGCCGAGGTGATCGCGGAGGCGCTGGCCAACGCCGGCGTGCCGGCCGACACCATCTCCTACGTCGAGGGGCACGGCACCGCGACCCAGCTCGGCGATCCCATCGAGGTGCAGGCGCTCACCAAAGCGTTCCGCGCGTCGACCGACAAGCGGCGCTTCTGCGCGCTCGGCTCGGTGAAGTCGAACCTCGGGCACCTGGATGCGGCGGCGGGGGTGACCGGCGTCGTGAAGACGGTGCTCGCGCTCGCGCACCGGCAGATCCCGCCGAGCCTGCACTTCCGGGCGCCGAATCCGCGGGTCGATTGGGAGCACGGTCCGTTCTTCGTCAACACCCAGCTCGCGGAGTGGCCCAGGGGAAATACCCCGCGTCGCGCCGGGGTGAGCTCGTTCGGCATCGGGGGCACCAACGCCCACGTCATCCTGGAGGAGGCGCCCGAGCCCGCGCCGGCGGCACCCTCGGCGCCCCACCAGCTCGTGCTCCTCTCGGCCCGCACGGAGGCCGCCCTCGATGCGATGACGGTGCGGCTGGCCGATCATCTGGAGGCTCACCCCGAGCTCGTGCTCGCAGACGTGGCGCACACCTTGCGAATCGGGCGGCGAACGTTCAGCGAGCGGCGCGCCTTCGTCGTTCGCGATCGCGACGATGCCATCCAGGTGCTTCGCGCGCGCGATCCGAATCGCATGGTTGGCGCGCGCCAGGAGCAGCAGGATCGGCCGGTCGTCTTCTTGTTTCCGGGGCAGGGGAGCCAGCACCCGAACATGGGGCGGGAGCTCTACGAGCACGAGCCGGTCTTCCGCAAACAGATCGAGCGGTGCGCCGCGCGTCTCTTGCCCCTCTTGGGGCGCGATTTGCGCGAGCTCCTCTATCCGCACCATCCGCAGGCGGAACGGGCCGAGGGCGCGGCGCGGGAGCTCGCCGAGACCCGGTTTGCGCAGCCCGCGCTGTTCGCGGTGGAGTTTGCGATGGCGCGCCTCTGGCGATCGTGGGGGCTCGAGCCGCGGGCCATGCTCGGCCATAGCTTGGGGGAGTATGTGGCGGCGTGCGTGGCGGGGGTGCTGTCGCTCGACGATGCCCTCGCGCTGGTCGCCGCGCGCGGACGGCTGATGCAAGCCATCCCGGCGGGGGCGATGCTCGCGGTGCCGCTGCCGGCGCCCGAGGTGAAGGCGGCGCTCGTCGATGGGCTCTCTCTGGCCGCGATCAATGGCCCCGCGAACTGCGTGGTCTCGGGCCCGACGGAGTCGGTCGATGCCCTGGCGCGGAGCCTCGCCGAGCAGCGTGGGGTGCGTTGCCGGCGGCTCGCGGTGTCGCATGCGTTTCACTCGTCGATGCTGGAGCCGATGATGGCGCCGTTCGCCGAGGCGCTCGCGAAGGTGACGTTCAACGCGCCAAAGGTCCGCTGGGTCTCCAACCTGACCGGCACCTGGATCACCGAGGACGAGGCGCGATCGCCGGCCTACTGGCTGGCGCACCTGCGTCAGCCGGTGCGCTTTTCGGAGGGGCTCGCGGAGGTGATGCGCGATCCCAACGGGGTGCTCTTGGAGGTCGGCCCCGGGCAGACCCTCAGCGGCCTCGCGCGCCGTCACCCTGCGTTTGGCGCCGAGCACTCGATGGTGGCCTCGAGCCGCCACGTCGAGGATCCGGGCTCCGAGCGCGCGCACTGGCTGGAGACCGCCGGGCGCATGTGGATCGCGGGCGTGACGTTCGACTGGCTCTCGGCCTCGGGGAAGCAAGGCCGCCGTCGCGTGCCGCTCCCGACGTATCCGTTCGAGCGCACGCGGCACTGGATCGATGCGGTTAGCTCCGCGTGGGCGTTGCCCAAGGGTGCAGCAGCCTCGGATGCGCCGGCCGCGGCGCCGGTCGTACCGGAGGTCTTGCCCGCGGCCGTACCGACTCCTGCGGTCGTACCGGAGGTCTTACCCGCGGTCGTACCGCACCTTGCGCCTGCTGCGCACCTTACACCTGCTGCGCACCTTGCGCCCGAGGCGAACGTGCCGGCGGGCGCCATCGAGGCGCTGATGACCGAGCAATTGCGGGTTTTGTCGCTGCAAATCGACGTTTTGCGAAGAGGTCACTCCTGA